The Flavobacterium psychrophilum genome includes a region encoding these proteins:
- a CDS encoding mechanosensitive ion channel protein MscS produces the protein MIPFFIEIDKVDTFLTRFIVIIADYIPNIISAVITLVIGLIVIKVVRRVITGLMTKKNFDPTFLKFVLDVFTWIFRVLLLISVITKLGVETTSFMTALGAAGLAIGLSLQGSLSNFAGGLLIVMFKPFRVGDYIEAQGQGGTVNSIQIFSTKIITSTNQVVYMPNGTLSNNTIKNFSQEPLRRADIILGVSYNSDLKQVKDVIYKVIENDAKILKTPAPGIEVKDLAENAVNLNIMIWAERGSYGAMVSDFYENIKTAFENAGIEIPFPQRDLHISGGEKTKGLLQ, from the coding sequence ATGATTCCTTTTTTTATTGAGATTGACAAAGTAGACACATTTTTAACCCGCTTTATAGTTATTATAGCAGATTATATTCCGAATATAATTTCAGCAGTGATAACTTTGGTTATTGGTCTTATCGTTATAAAAGTGGTTAGAAGGGTCATTACCGGATTAATGACAAAAAAGAATTTTGATCCAACCTTTTTAAAGTTTGTACTTGACGTATTTACATGGATATTCAGAGTACTATTATTAATAAGTGTAATTACGAAATTAGGCGTTGAGACTACTTCCTTTATGACCGCTCTGGGAGCAGCAGGATTAGCAATTGGCCTTTCCTTACAAGGTTCACTGTCAAATTTTGCCGGAGGTCTATTAATCGTAATGTTTAAACCTTTCAGGGTTGGCGATTATATTGAGGCGCAGGGCCAGGGAGGAACAGTAAACAGCATACAGATATTCAGTACAAAAATTATTACATCAACCAATCAGGTTGTGTATATGCCTAATGGAACGCTATCGAACAACACCATTAAAAACTTCTCACAAGAGCCTTTACGCCGTGCCGACATTATACTTGGCGTATCTTATAACAGTGACCTCAAGCAGGTAAAAGACGTTATATACAAAGTAATCGAAAACGACGCTAAAATTTTAAAAACTCCTGCTCCGGGCATTGAAGTTAAGGACCTTGCAGAAAATGCGGTTAACCTTAATATAATGATCTGGGCAGAAAGAGGCAGTTATGGCGCTATGGTTTCTGACTTTTATGAGAACATAAAAACAGCATTTGAGAACGCAGGAATTGAAATTCCTTTCCCTCAGAGAGATCTTCATATTAGTGGCGGCGAAAAAACCAAAGGCCTTTTACAATAA
- a CDS encoding ADP-heptose--LPS heptosyltransferase, translated as MFKTKVNAVRRKIMKSLTGNVGESFIDSKNGTPVIKRVLITRPNHRLGNLLLITPLVQEITATFPDCKIDLFVKGGLTPIVFKNYPAIDRVITLPKKPFKELIKYAKVWVSLKRYHYDMVINIDSGSSSGRLSTRYVTAKNKIFGENIEALANKYNDYMHMAKKPVYNLRYFLGLLGFKENNAPVPPLNLRLDAGELADAKQVLDKLVPDTKRTIAVFTYATGAKCYSEEWWGAYYNSLTTAFPDYNFIEVLPVENISKIGFKAPSFYSKDVREIAALIANTAVFIGADSGIMHLAASSLTPTIGLFSVTNPVKYEPYGNGSIAINTNEDTVEKTIAVIKEILNEKPFTAQYA; from the coding sequence ATGTTTAAAACGAAAGTTAATGCAGTAAGGCGAAAAATAATGAAATCGCTTACCGGCAATGTGGGTGAGTCGTTTATAGATTCCAAAAATGGTACACCTGTAATTAAGCGTGTTCTTATTACGCGCCCGAATCACAGGCTTGGGAATCTGTTGCTTATTACGCCGTTGGTTCAGGAAATCACTGCAACTTTTCCGGATTGTAAAATAGACCTATTTGTAAAAGGGGGGCTTACACCGATAGTGTTTAAAAACTACCCGGCTATAGACAGGGTTATAACGCTGCCCAAAAAGCCATTTAAGGAACTGATTAAGTATGCTAAGGTTTGGGTGTCGTTAAAGCGATACCATTATGATATGGTAATTAATATCGATAGCGGATCTTCTTCCGGAAGGCTTTCAACGCGATATGTAACCGCAAAGAATAAAATTTTCGGAGAAAATATTGAGGCGCTTGCCAATAAATATAATGACTATATGCACATGGCAAAAAAGCCTGTGTATAATTTAAGGTATTTCTTAGGCTTGCTTGGTTTTAAAGAAAACAATGCTCCGGTTCCTCCTTTAAACCTTAGATTGGATGCAGGGGAATTGGCAGATGCAAAACAGGTTCTTGATAAACTGGTTCCGGATACTAAAAGAACAATTGCTGTTTTTACGTATGCTACGGGTGCAAAATGCTATTCGGAAGAATGGTGGGGTGCATATTACAACAGCCTGACAACAGCATTTCCTGACTATAATTTTATTGAGGTACTACCGGTTGAAAATATATCTAAGATAGGATTTAAAGCCCCGTCTTTTTACAGTAAAGATGTACGTGAAATTGCTGCATTGATTGCTAACACGGCTGTCTTTATAGGTGCGGATAGTGGAATCATGCACTTAGCAGCTTCATCACTAACTCCAACTATAGGTTTGTTTTCGGTTACCAATCCTGTAAAATATGAACCGTACGGCAATGGTAGTATTGCGATAAACACCAATGAAGATACTGTAGAGAAAACGATAGCTGTTATAAAAGAAATACTGAACGAAAAGCCGTTTACTGCACAATATGCTTAA
- a CDS encoding hemolysin — MEAATIIVCLLLSAFFSGMEIAYISSNKVYLEVEKKQSTLISRILTRLTEKPAQFITSMLVGNTIALVLYSYHMGNAVLRWVYPSGHDMPLFWQVMLQIVISGFVLLITAEFLPKIFFQVYANTLIKFFALPAYLFYYLFHWVSKFTIAISDFILVKVFGTKGDRQKAFFSRGELGTYITEQLNGADDQEEVDSEIQIFQNALEFSDVKARDIMTPRTEISGVEINDAVAELKDMFVETDYSKIVVYQDTLDNIIGYVHSFELFKKPQTIQAVMISIEYAPGTVYVKDLLNTLTRKRKSMAVILDEYGGTAGIVTVEDIIEELFGEIEDEHDDEEEFEEKQLPDGAYLFSARLDVEYINETYNLGIPESDSYVTLGGFIVHNVKEIPKTGEKLAFENFEIFIEQASNKKIELVKIEPLRDK, encoded by the coding sequence ATGGAAGCAGCAACAATAATAGTATGCTTACTTCTTTCAGCTTTCTTCTCTGGGATGGAGATAGCTTATATTTCTTCCAACAAAGTATATCTTGAGGTAGAAAAGAAGCAATCCACCCTAATCTCCAGAATTCTTACCCGGTTAACCGAAAAACCTGCGCAGTTTATCACTTCAATGCTTGTTGGTAATACTATTGCATTAGTGCTGTATTCCTATCATATGGGTAATGCAGTCCTGCGTTGGGTATATCCTTCAGGGCACGATATGCCGCTATTCTGGCAGGTGATGCTTCAAATTGTAATATCAGGGTTTGTGCTGCTTATTACTGCAGAATTTCTTCCGAAAATATTTTTTCAGGTCTATGCAAATACGCTTATAAAGTTTTTTGCATTGCCGGCATATCTGTTTTATTACCTGTTTCATTGGGTTTCAAAATTTACTATAGCTATATCCGATTTTATTCTTGTAAAGGTATTTGGTACTAAGGGTGACAGGCAGAAAGCCTTTTTTAGCCGTGGCGAACTGGGTACTTATATTACGGAACAGCTTAATGGTGCAGATGACCAGGAAGAGGTAGATTCTGAAATTCAGATATTTCAGAATGCGCTCGAGTTTTCAGACGTTAAAGCAAGGGATATCATGACGCCGCGCACCGAAATTTCGGGTGTCGAGATTAATGATGCTGTGGCTGAACTTAAAGATATGTTTGTTGAGACCGATTATTCTAAAATAGTTGTGTATCAGGATACGCTCGACAATATTATCGGTTATGTACATTCGTTTGAATTATTTAAAAAGCCTCAGACAATACAGGCGGTCATGATAAGTATTGAGTATGCTCCGGGAACGGTGTACGTAAAAGATTTGCTAAACACGCTAACGCGTAAGCGTAAAAGCATGGCTGTAATACTGGACGAGTATGGAGGTACGGCAGGTATTGTTACTGTAGAAGATATTATTGAGGAGCTTTTTGGTGAGATTGAAGATGAACATGACGATGAAGAAGAATTTGAAGAAAAACAACTTCCTGATGGGGCATACCTCTTTTCTGCCCGCCTCGATGTGGAATATATAAATGAAACCTACAATTTAGGGATTCCAGAGAGTGATTCATATGTAACACTAGGTGGTTTTATAGTGCATAATGTTAAGGAGATACCAAAAACAGGCGAAAAACTGGCATTTGAAAACTTTGAAATTTTTATTGAGCAGGCATCAAATAAAAAGATAGAGCTCGTAAAAATCGAGCCTTTACGGGATAAATAA
- a CDS encoding peptidase M22: MAFILNIETATKNCSVCLAENGKPLAIAEYAGEGYAHAEKLHVFIEEIIQKAGITFKDLTAVAVSKGPGSYTGLRIGVSAAKGLCYALNIPLIAIDTLELIARKINIDSGVIIPMIDARRMEAYTAVFDTAYNKLREIKAEIITEESFSDFEGEIHLAGDGAAKCREVLTSSRFVYHEDILYPSSAEMAGLSYDKHKKSDTVDVAYFEPFYLKDFIAGK; encoded by the coding sequence ATGGCTTTTATTCTTAATATTGAAACGGCAACCAAAAACTGTTCGGTTTGCCTTGCTGAAAACGGAAAACCTCTTGCCATAGCAGAATATGCAGGAGAGGGGTATGCCCATGCAGAAAAACTTCATGTTTTTATTGAAGAAATCATTCAGAAAGCAGGCATAACTTTTAAAGACCTTACGGCTGTTGCGGTAAGCAAAGGGCCTGGATCATATACAGGATTAAGAATAGGCGTTTCTGCTGCTAAAGGGCTTTGCTATGCGCTTAATATACCATTAATAGCAATTGATACCCTAGAGCTGATTGCACGTAAAATAAATATTGATAGTGGTGTTATCATTCCGATGATAGATGCCCGCAGGATGGAAGCCTATACGGCTGTATTTGATACTGCTTACAATAAGCTTAGGGAAATCAAGGCAGAGATCATCACAGAAGAGTCTTTCTCCGATTTTGAAGGCGAGATACACCTTGCCGGCGATGGTGCTGCAAAATGCCGCGAAGTGCTTACTTCAAGCAGGTTTGTATACCATGAAGATATTTTATACCCATCGTCAGCTGAGATGGCAGGATTGTCGTATGATAAGCATAAAAAAAGCGACACCGTAGATGTCGCTTATTTTGAACCTTTTTATCTAAAGGATTTTATCGCTGGTAAATAA
- a CDS encoding RND transporter → MSKKTIYFLLGGVALIIVLLVVLKKTGVTGNKDEGKEVETAIVKEINLIETVSATGKIQPEIEVKISSEVSGEIIELPIKEGQAIKKGDLLVRINPDLYESSVSRTAASLSTAKAGLSQSDAQLKEAKANYERNKRLFEKGVISKSEWDKITSAYEVAVAGKQSAYYGVASANASVTEAKDNLNRTTIYAPVDGTISKLDAELGERVVGTQQMAGTEILRVANLNNMEVEVDVNENDIVKIEIGDAANIEVDAYLKRQFKGTVTSISNSASSDLTADQVTNFKVKVRILKESYEDMVQGKPANYSPFRPGMTATVDIITENKTNILAVPISSVVVRADTTAVKRDVVAELEEKEKELKEGTTTKKHECVFVKSGDKAVLRPISTGIQDDTNIEVIKGLKKGDEVIIGPYNLVSKELNPNDKVKTKPKDKAAK, encoded by the coding sequence ATGTCAAAAAAAACAATTTATTTTTTATTAGGCGGAGTTGCCCTTATTATAGTGCTGCTTGTAGTACTTAAGAAAACAGGTGTTACCGGAAACAAAGATGAAGGTAAGGAAGTTGAAACGGCCATTGTTAAAGAGATAAATCTTATTGAAACGGTTTCTGCAACCGGAAAAATACAACCGGAAATTGAAGTTAAAATATCATCTGAAGTTTCAGGGGAAATTATAGAATTGCCAATCAAAGAAGGTCAGGCTATTAAAAAAGGTGACCTTTTGGTGCGCATAAATCCCGATCTATATGAGTCTAGCGTAAGCAGGACAGCGGCATCGCTTTCTACGGCAAAAGCAGGCCTTAGCCAGAGTGACGCACAGCTAAAAGAAGCGAAAGCCAACTACGAAAGAAACAAACGCCTTTTTGAAAAAGGTGTCATATCTAAGTCGGAATGGGATAAGATTACTTCTGCGTATGAAGTCGCTGTTGCAGGTAAGCAATCGGCTTATTACGGTGTTGCAAGTGCTAACGCAAGTGTAACCGAAGCAAAAGATAACCTTAACCGTACAACTATTTATGCTCCTGTAGATGGTACTATATCTAAACTTGATGCAGAACTGGGTGAGCGTGTGGTAGGTACACAGCAAATGGCAGGTACCGAGATATTAAGGGTTGCTAACCTTAATAATATGGAAGTGGAAGTGGATGTTAACGAGAATGATATCGTTAAGATCGAAATAGGTGATGCTGCCAATATTGAAGTTGATGCTTATCTTAAAAGACAATTTAAAGGTACGGTTACAAGTATATCTAACTCAGCGAGCAGCGACCTTACTGCCGATCAGGTAACGAACTTTAAAGTAAAGGTTAGAATCCTTAAAGAGTCGTATGAAGATATGGTACAGGGTAAACCTGCAAACTACTCACCATTCAGGCCGGGTATGACTGCAACGGTAGATATCATAACCGAGAACAAAACTAACATTCTTGCAGTGCCAATAAGTTCTGTAGTTGTAAGGGCAGATACTACAGCGGTAAAACGTGATGTAGTTGCCGAGCTTGAAGAGAAAGAAAAAGAACTTAAAGAAGGTACAACTACCAAAAAACACGAATGTGTATTTGTAAAGTCGGGAGATAAAGCAGTGCTTAGGCCTATATCTACGGGTATTCAGGATGATACTAATATAGAGGTGATAAAAGGGCTTAAAAAAGGAGATGAAGTTATTATTGGGCCCTATAACCTCGTATCGAAAGAACTTAATCCTAATGATAAAGTAAAAACCAAACCTAAAGACAAAGCAGCAAAATAA
- a CDS encoding peptidylprolyl isomerase, with protein MAVLQKIRQRSLILILVIGFCLLAFIIGDIVNSGGFGITRNVGSVNGKDIPVQDFLQKVNDVQARQQGISPTQASNAVWSQEVDNILFEDRFEKAGLRVGRDHIFNVYAQDPQVAQNPQFQNALGKFDKAKFNEFLVNLKTTNPQQWQMIEKNKGLVENAAKKQLYLNMVKAAFFATDNDGKAKYESEANKATFDYVFVPYSTINDDQVKVSDDELVAYMKKNEKKYKSEASRDLEYVLIDNKPSQADEAEMKKDINALLAPRVEYNDVTKTNDTIAGFASVSNVEEFVNKNSDIKYDTTYVTKKQLPLEFAEQIYSLGKGQVFGPYIDNGYYKLTKMVNKKGNASAKASHILIAYKGGKAPDPSITRTKEEAKVKADDLLKQVNANPGNFAMLAMTNTDDPGSKQTGGEYDNIAPNQMVKPFNDFVFNNPVGTTGVVETEFGYHVIKVTGKNEAVQLATIAQKIEPSEATTDEIFTKATKLEMDAESKPLADLAKSLNLTVTPANKILANDETVPGVGAQRGIVKWAYAKDTKEGDVKKFDIPQGHVIVRLKSINEKGLLSIEEAKVSVLPIVRNQKKAELIRKKMEGATLEAVAQKTGSTVANATDTNLASAAITNVGAEPKVVGKAFGLAAGKTSGLIEGNLGVFMVRTKTITKAPALPNYTSYTARLNNEGRMQAQGRLSQALQDAADIEDNRAEFN; from the coding sequence ATGGCGGTTTTACAAAAAATTAGGCAGCGCTCATTAATTCTTATACTAGTTATAGGCTTTTGCTTACTTGCTTTTATAATAGGTGATATTGTAAACAGCGGCGGTTTTGGGATTACCCGAAACGTAGGAAGCGTAAATGGTAAAGATATTCCTGTACAGGATTTTTTACAAAAAGTAAACGATGTTCAGGCAAGGCAGCAGGGTATAAGCCCTACGCAGGCGTCTAACGCAGTGTGGAGCCAGGAGGTTGACAACATACTTTTTGAAGACAGATTCGAAAAAGCAGGTCTAAGAGTAGGTAGAGATCATATATTCAATGTATATGCTCAGGATCCACAGGTTGCTCAAAATCCGCAATTCCAAAATGCATTAGGTAAATTTGACAAGGCTAAATTCAATGAATTCCTTGTAAACCTTAAAACTACCAATCCTCAGCAATGGCAGATGATTGAGAAAAATAAAGGTTTAGTTGAAAATGCAGCTAAAAAACAATTATACCTTAACATGGTTAAAGCAGCATTCTTTGCTACTGATAACGATGGTAAAGCTAAATATGAGTCTGAAGCAAACAAAGCTACTTTTGATTATGTATTCGTGCCTTACAGCACAATCAACGATGATCAGGTTAAAGTATCTGATGATGAGCTTGTGGCTTACATGAAGAAAAATGAGAAAAAATATAAATCTGAGGCGTCTCGCGACTTAGAATATGTTTTAATCGATAACAAACCATCTCAGGCTGATGAGGCTGAAATGAAAAAAGACATCAATGCATTACTTGCTCCAAGAGTAGAATACAATGATGTAACTAAAACAAATGATACTATTGCCGGTTTTGCAAGTGTTTCAAATGTTGAAGAGTTTGTAAACAAGAATTCAGATATTAAATACGATACTACTTACGTTACAAAAAAACAACTTCCTTTAGAATTTGCTGAGCAGATTTATAGTTTAGGTAAAGGTCAGGTATTTGGACCATACATTGATAACGGTTATTACAAGCTTACTAAGATGGTTAACAAAAAAGGAAATGCTTCTGCTAAAGCTAGTCATATCCTTATTGCTTACAAAGGTGGTAAAGCTCCGGATCCTTCAATTACAAGAACTAAAGAAGAGGCTAAAGTTAAAGCTGATGACCTATTGAAACAAGTTAATGCTAACCCTGGCAACTTTGCTATGCTTGCAATGACTAATACTGATGACCCGGGATCTAAACAAACAGGTGGTGAGTATGATAATATTGCGCCTAACCAAATGGTTAAGCCTTTTAATGATTTCGTATTCAATAACCCGGTAGGTACTACAGGTGTAGTTGAAACTGAATTTGGTTACCACGTAATTAAAGTTACAGGTAAAAACGAAGCTGTACAATTAGCTACTATCGCTCAGAAAATTGAGCCGTCTGAAGCTACTACAGATGAGATCTTTACTAAAGCTACCAAGTTAGAAATGGATGCAGAATCTAAACCACTTGCAGACCTTGCTAAAAGCTTAAACCTTACAGTTACTCCGGCTAACAAAATATTAGCTAATGATGAGACTGTGCCTGGTGTTGGTGCACAAAGAGGTATCGTTAAATGGGCTTATGCTAAAGATACTAAAGAAGGTGATGTTAAGAAATTTGATATTCCTCAGGGTCACGTTATCGTAAGGCTGAAAAGCATCAACGAAAAAGGACTTCTTTCTATAGAAGAAGCTAAAGTATCTGTGTTGCCAATTGTTCGTAACCAGAAGAAAGCTGAACTTATCAGGAAAAAAATGGAAGGTGCTACACTTGAAGCTGTAGCTCAGAAAACAGGTTCAACGGTTGCAAACGCTACCGATACTAACCTGGCTAGTGCTGCTATTACTAACGTAGGTGCAGAACCTAAAGTTGTTGGTAAGGCATTTGGTCTTGCAGCAGGTAAAACATCTGGACTTATCGAAGGAAACCTTGGTGTTTTCATGGTAAGAACTAAAACTATTACTAAAGCTCCGGCATTACCTAACTATACTTCATATACTGCACGTTTAAATAACGAAGGCAGAATGCAGGCTCAGGGAAGACTTTCACAAGCGCTTCAGGATGCTGCTGATATAGAAGATAACAGAGCTGAGTTCAACTAA
- a CDS encoding thioredoxin, which yields MNELHLETSPYLLQHANNPIYWKAWNEAALSKAQQENKLIILSIGYSACHWCHVMEHESFEDEEVAAVMNKNFVSIKVDREERPDVDATYMKAVQLMTGQGGWPMNAVLLPDGRPVWGGTYFRKNNWIESLEQLQQLYSTEPEKVIDYAEKLLMGIKSLVLLGENTTGEIQHPKNIAPIVEKWSKSFDWEFGGYARAPKFMMPNNYLFLQRYGFQEKREDILEFVDITLTRMAWGGLFDTLDGGFSRYSVDMKWHVPHFEKMLYDNGQLMSLYADAYKRTKNALYKEIIEKTHSFIEKELTTDGGAFYSALDADSLNSKGHLEEGAFYVWEKQELIDLLKDEFALFAKVFNINEFGYWEDGHFVLIQNDSLENIAEAAGMPVDTLQQKKLDWEKTLYEVREQRSKPRLDDKILTSWNALMLKGYVDAYKAVGDEKYLTAARKNALFICDKLWHPDGYLWRTYKNDTAKIKAFLEDYALTTDAFIALYEATLQEKWLTYAKQLTDYCLEHFYDEKQQFLAYTSNSEEQLIAAHYETEDNVIPASNSVMANVLYKLSILFDNEYYERVALQMLYLIIPNLDYPSAFSNWLNLWLELSNQNKELAVCGSNAAEAIKEINSAYLPHVIIAGSELQSSIPFLKDRFVQNEQLFYICQNKTCGLPKNTIQETLNDLQAL from the coding sequence ATGAACGAGCTACACCTTGAAACCAGTCCTTACCTGCTACAACATGCTAATAATCCAATTTACTGGAAAGCCTGGAACGAGGCCGCACTGTCAAAAGCACAGCAGGAAAATAAGCTTATAATACTTAGTATTGGCTATTCTGCCTGCCACTGGTGTCATGTTATGGAACATGAAAGCTTTGAAGATGAAGAAGTGGCTGCGGTTATGAACAAGAACTTTGTTTCTATAAAAGTAGACCGCGAAGAACGCCCCGATGTTGATGCCACCTACATGAAAGCCGTTCAACTAATGACCGGACAGGGGGGCTGGCCGATGAATGCCGTACTCCTTCCCGATGGAAGACCCGTTTGGGGTGGAACTTATTTTAGGAAAAACAACTGGATAGAATCGCTGGAACAACTACAGCAGCTATACAGTACAGAACCGGAAAAGGTTATTGACTACGCCGAAAAATTGCTGATGGGCATAAAGTCTCTGGTACTGCTTGGTGAGAATACTACAGGCGAAATTCAGCATCCTAAAAATATCGCACCCATTGTTGAAAAATGGTCTAAAAGTTTTGATTGGGAATTTGGAGGCTATGCCCGTGCCCCAAAATTCATGATGCCAAACAATTATCTTTTCCTTCAGCGTTACGGCTTTCAGGAAAAAAGGGAGGATATACTTGAATTTGTAGACATTACCCTTACCCGTATGGCATGGGGCGGATTATTTGATACTCTTGACGGCGGCTTTTCAAGATATTCGGTAGACATGAAATGGCATGTACCCCACTTTGAGAAAATGCTATATGATAACGGACAGCTTATGAGCCTGTACGCAGATGCCTACAAACGCACAAAAAACGCACTTTACAAAGAGATAATTGAAAAGACACACTCCTTTATAGAAAAAGAGCTCACTACCGACGGCGGTGCTTTTTACAGTGCCCTGGATGCCGATAGCCTTAACAGCAAAGGCCACCTTGAAGAAGGTGCATTTTATGTTTGGGAAAAACAGGAACTAATAGATTTACTTAAAGACGAATTCGCTTTGTTTGCGAAAGTTTTTAATATTAATGAATTTGGCTATTGGGAAGACGGACATTTTGTACTGATACAGAATGACTCGCTTGAAAATATAGCAGAAGCAGCAGGGATGCCTGTAGACACACTTCAGCAGAAAAAGCTGGATTGGGAAAAGACATTGTATGAAGTTCGAGAACAACGTTCTAAACCCCGTCTTGACGACAAGATACTTACCTCATGGAATGCCCTGATGCTAAAAGGCTATGTCGATGCGTATAAGGCTGTAGGCGATGAAAAATACCTGACAGCAGCCCGTAAAAACGCATTGTTTATCTGTGATAAACTTTGGCACCCTGACGGATACTTATGGCGTACCTATAAAAACGACACCGCCAAAATAAAAGCATTCCTTGAAGATTACGCACTTACAACAGATGCCTTTATCGCACTCTACGAAGCTACCCTTCAGGAAAAATGGCTCACTTATGCCAAGCAACTTACAGATTATTGCCTTGAACATTTTTATGATGAAAAACAGCAGTTTTTAGCCTACACCTCTAATAGCGAAGAGCAACTTATTGCTGCTCATTACGAAACGGAAGACAACGTAATACCGGCTTCTAATTCGGTAATGGCAAATGTCCTGTATAAACTCAGCATTTTATTTGACAATGAATACTACGAAAGAGTTGCCCTGCAGATGCTTTACCTTATCATTCCAAACCTTGATTATCCATCGGCGTTTTCAAACTGGCTTAATCTGTGGTTAGAGCTATCAAACCAAAATAAAGAACTGGCCGTTTGCGGCAGCAATGCAGCAGAAGCTATAAAAGAAATAAACAGCGCTTACCTTCCGCATGTTATTATTGCAGGCAGCGAATTACAATCTTCTATACCTTTTCTTAAAGACCGCTTTGTGCAAAACGAACAGCTGTTCTATATTTGCCAAAATAAAACCTGTGGGCTTCCAAAAAACACTATTCAAGAAACATTAAACGATTTACAAGCACTATGA
- a CDS encoding pantothenate kinase (type III; catalyzes the formation of (R)-4'-phosphopantothenate from (R)-pantothenate in coenzyme A biosynthesis; type III pantothenate kinases are not subject to feedback inhibition from coenzyme A and have a high Km for ATP), translating into MLLAVDIGNTKIKAAVFEGTALLEKVAFNKDEARKKIEEIFERHNKIEQSILSSVSDSYPELLFQLGQKSNLVTIDHSSLFPFDNKYGTPHTLGVDRMVLSAGAVLQYPAKNRLVIDAGTCITYDFTDSSDSYLGGAISPGLQLRYNAMHNFTAKLPLLYPEMPAGYIGTSTSLSMHSGVVNGMLHEIEGFVEQYREQYQELTIILTGGDAEFLAKRLKNTIFANSNFLLESLNLLYLYTITND; encoded by the coding sequence ATGCTTTTAGCGGTAGATATAGGTAATACAAAAATTAAAGCAGCTGTTTTTGAGGGTACTGCGCTTTTAGAAAAGGTTGCTTTTAACAAAGATGAAGCACGGAAAAAAATCGAAGAAATTTTTGAAAGGCATAATAAAATAGAACAAAGTATACTTTCTTCGGTAAGTGACAGCTATCCGGAGCTGTTATTTCAGTTAGGACAAAAGAGCAATTTAGTTACTATAGATCATTCTTCATTATTTCCATTTGATAATAAATATGGCACTCCGCATACTTTGGGTGTCGACAGGATGGTACTTTCTGCCGGAGCCGTCCTGCAATATCCTGCAAAGAACAGGCTGGTTATAGATGCAGGTACATGTATAACTTATGATTTTACAGATAGTTCAGACAGCTATCTTGGAGGTGCAATATCTCCGGGTTTGCAATTAAGGTATAATGCTATGCATAATTTTACAGCAAAACTTCCGTTGTTATATCCGGAAATGCCTGCCGGCTACATAGGTACAAGCACAAGTTTATCTATGCATTCGGGTGTTGTAAATGGTATGCTGCATGAGATAGAGGGGTTTGTTGAGCAGTATCGTGAACAGTATCAGGAGTTAACAATAATATTAACGGGCGGGGATGCTGAATTTTTGGCTAAAAGATTAAAAAACACCATATTTGCCAATTCAAATTTCCTACTGGAAAGTTTGAATCTTTTATATCTATATACGATCACAAATGATTAA
- a CDS encoding GCN5 family acetyltransferase: MPNVIIKEINHESTWKLRNEVLYPDGKLNEMGMNEDIKGTHFGVFEGDILVAIISLFFDGSSCQFRKFAVDASMQGKGVGRLLLAHVTEYAISKGATILWCNARVSAIGFYTKAGFKHTGKFFDKNGFEYEILEKNL; this comes from the coding sequence ATGCCCAATGTTATTATTAAAGAGATTAATCACGAGTCTACATGGAAACTACGTAACGAAGTATTGTATCCTGATGGAAAACTAAACGAAATGGGGATGAATGAAGATATCAAAGGAACTCACTTTGGTGTTTTTGAGGGAGATATTCTTGTGGCGATAATTTCATTATTCTTTGACGGAAGCAGTTGTCAGTTCAGGAAGTTCGCTGTAGATGCGTCGATGCAGGGAAAAGGAGTGGGCAGGCTTTTGCTTGCGCATGTTACTGAATATGCTATTAGTAAAGGTGCAACAATTTTATGGTGTAATGCCAGGGTAAGTGCTATTGGATTTTACACAAAAGCCGGCTTTAAACATACCGGGAAGTTTTTTGATAAAAATGGCTTTGAATACGAAATACTGGAGAAGAACCTGTAG